Genomic segment of Mesotoga sp. BH458_6_3_2_1:
TGCAAACGGCGCCCGTTGTGATGCTTCGAATCTTGAGATAGAAAGCAGTGGCGAAGATTCCGAAGCCCTTCTTAGCCCTTCTACTTGTGCTGTTCCTTTCATTGCATACTCAGATGGCGTTAGGGTTACTATGGGGGGCAAGAATCTGAAGCAGGCAGTAAAGGTCGTTTCCAGCGAAAAGCCAATAATTCGGACTCCCATAGATGAGGAAGTTGATCTTGACTACGGTGTCAATGCCCTAGCAGGATATGCGTTGTTCAACGGCTTGAACTTCGAAGATGGAATAGTCTGTTCTGAAGGGTTTGCAACGAAAATGTGCGTCGTAGAGAAAAAGACAATTGAAATCGTTGACTCAGTTCCTGTATTGCTAAATGCGAGGGTCAGTGTTAAGAACAGGTCTACGATAGAGCTTTCCAGTGAGGAAGGTTCGATAAGGGTTGTTTACCGCTTCAGAACAAAAGGTTCAATTGTTAATAAGGGCGATTGGTTGATGAAGAGAAGCGTCTTTTTTGGGGGGAGCGATGATCCCAATAAGTCGTATTCAAAGAATATCTACTATGACCTTTCATATCCAGGAGAGATTCTGAAGAATCCAGAAGAGGAAATGATCTCGTTCATTATGAGAACCATACCCACCGCCAGGAAGATAAAGAAGGGGGAAAAGTTAGTAGACAACTTGAACGAGAGCGTCGTCTCCGTAACGGTTCCCTTGACTATCACAAAGCCGCTCGAAATTGGTGACAAGATTACTGGCAGGCATGGAAACAAGGGCACTATATCGAAGATCGTTTCCAACACGGAGATGCCACATGTCGAGATAGATGGCGTACTCAGACCTCTGGACGTTATTCTGAGCCCCTTCGGGGTAATAACCAGGATGAATCTCGGTCAACTTCTAGAGACGCACAAATCACTTGAAGGTGAATATGTCGATAGACCTTTTAAGAATCTGGACCTCGCTTCCAGAGTCGCTAAAGGAAGAGACATACCACAGCTGAAGAAGAGACTCTTTTTTGCAGATGGAACTTCGTTTGAGGCAGCAGTCGGTTATCAGTATTTTGTAAGGCTAGATCACTGCGTAAGGGACAAACTCCATGTAGTAGATCTAGCGGAGACCTCCAAGATTACGGGACAGCCAGTGAAGGGAAAGCGGAGAGAGGGTGGGCAAAGAATCGGCGAAATGGAGTTTTGGACTCTCTTCGACAACAGTGCACTTGAGACGGTGGGGAGGTTTTCTCAAACTAACATCAGCGACGCTTCAGAGTTCAGAAAGCGCTATTTCGATACCTTCAGGCTTCTTATGAACTACTACAGGGATTTTGATGTTGAGATAGAGGACGGCCCGTTGAGAATAATCGTAAAGAATGCTTCTGACGAGTTCTTCGAAAAAGTCACGAGCGACGAAACCATGAGCGAGTTCTTCAAGCAGATAAAAGGGAAAGCGAAAGACAGAAAGGAGAAAAGGTTCCTGCTATCGAAATCGGGATACTTGAGAAAGTACATGCTTGGAAGACGGATTCACTCTTCTGGCAGGACCGTTATCACACCTGTGACAGATATAGACATAGACCATGTGTATCTTCCCTACGAATTTGCAAAAGTTTGGTTTTCTCTTGAAGAGGATTCTAAAGAAGGGATTAAGGTTGCTAATGATCTGGCGAAGGAGAGAGATCTCTACGTGCTTCTCAACAGACAGCCCTCTCTCCACAGACACAGTATTTCCTCTGCCAGGCCGATCTTCTGGGAGAACAAGACAATAGGACTGCCAATTATGTTGTGCGATGGATTCGGCGCCGATTTCGATGGCGACTCCATGGCTGTTTACCTGCCCGTTGATCAGAATGACGATCTGAAAAGTGAGCTGAAATCTATGCTTCCCTCCAACAACCCATTCAGAATTGGAACGGGAGAACTCACTTTTTCGGTCACCCAGGATTTGGTATACGGTCTATACAGAAAAAGAGGACTAAACTCCAAGAAGGTAAAAGAGGAGTTAACAAAGAAAATTGAGAATTCCCACGATATTTCGAAGGATCTTCTGAAGTGGCAGAATGAAAGTCTTGCAGCGGCAAAGGAATCGGAACTGAGTCTTGATCTGAGCGATATCGCTTTGATGAGTGAGGTTGCCAAGAGCGTTAAAGATTCGGGCAGTAGAGGAAAACCAGAGCACTTCGTACAGATGGCTGAGGGGATTGATCTCGATGGAAGAAGGGCTGAGGCCTTTGCGAGAGGAGTATCGAGAGAAGATTACCTTGGCCGTAGAGATGGTCATGAAGTGAACATTGCGTCCAGATCGAGGACAGGTTTGATCGACAAGAAACTCCATGTCGCCGAAGCGGGATACTTTACCAGGAAGTTGGTCGAGTTTCTGTATCCCGTTTCTGTCACAGAAGAAGACTGTTGTACAGATGACGGAATAGAACTCAATCAATCATTTATCCAGCATCTGGCATTGCGAAAATACTCTCTTGAAAGACTGATACTCGGCAGATATGTCAAGAGGCCGATGGACAAAGAGTGGATGCTTGTGACACGAAGTAATCTGAATGACTTCAGAGACTGCGATCTTCTGCTGAGAAGCCCGGTTAAGTGTGCGTCCTCAGGGGAGAACGGCATCTGTTCAAAGTGTGCGGGTCTCGAGCTCTCCAGTATGAAGAAGTTTAGAGTCGGCAGCTTTTTGGGAGTTCTTTCAGGCCATACTATAGGAGAGCGGGGAACTCAGCTTTCGATGAAGACCTTCCAGACGGGCTCATCAGGGTTCAGTATGCAGCGAGTCTCTTCGGAATTCTTCAAGGCCGAAGAAGAGTTTTCCAGTTATCTAAAACGGCTTGCCGACAGATCTATCGAAGGGATAATGAGGGGCTCATCGAATTCGGCATCAAGTTCTGCTGAAGAGGGATCGCCCGTTCTCGGTACCATAGATGTGGCCTCTATCTATTTGGAGGTTCTCTTTAGACATTTGAAGGATACCGAGATACGTACTGAAGGGGAATTGAAGAAGAGACTCTCTGATCCAAGGGAAGTCGGGATATTCTCTGCGCTCTCTTTCGAGAAAAGCGGCAGTTCAGAGAAAATCGGAATCGGAGAGGAAATTGAAGAGAAGTCTCCTAAGGCGAATTATGCGCTTAGGCCGGGAGAGGTGGATAAATGGGTAGGCAAAAAACAAAAGAAGAGATACTTGAAAAGTTGAAAGGCAAAAACAAGGAAAAGTTTAAATCGCTGACCACGTCCTTTAGGAATAGACCCGTTGAAACCAGCGAAGAAAGTGAAGAGGAGCTTCCAGATGAAGAAACGTTTGAAGAAGTCGAGTCTGAAGACCACGATAATGACGAGACTTCAAATTCCGATCCGTTCGCATCTGTAGAGAACCTTGAGAATCTGGTTTTTGAGCCGGCAGAGAGGAATCCGATTTCCGAGAAGAGAGTTGTTCTGGAAATCGTCAAAGGAAAGCGGTACCATTGTCTGAGAAGATACAGGTGGAGTTTCGAATTCTCTGAAAACTCTCCCCAAAAAGAAGAACACATGAGGCGTTTTGGGGAAACGGTTAGAAGAACAGGCAGGATTATTGAGAATTTCCTCAATGGATACCTCGAAGGAGAGACGGCCTCGATTCAAGATCTCTTTGGCTCGCTCAGCTCAAAGATTCTCTTTGGTGTCTCCGATTTGAATGACGTATCCAAGAACCAGTTATCCTGGTATCTCTTCCGGATGCCCGACGGAGTTCTATACACTCTCAACTGCCTAACTCCCAGAAGCGGTGCCCCAAATCTTTCGAAGCAGGCACTGGCGATTATGAGAATCGCTTTGGGGGATCCGGAGGAGGGAGAAGCGCTCAAGTGCAAGTTTGAAGAAGTGATCGCAAAGTCTATAGGGTTGATTGATTATTCGCTTGAGGTGGAAGATTTGTTGGGGAGAGTCATCGGCCTGAACAGGGACATTATGAAGGCCGGGTATCCCGAAAGCAAACTGGGCGAACCGAAAGCTCTATTGAAAGAGCTTAACCGAAGTTCAATAAGGCATTATTTTCATCAAATTGCTGGGAGAGCTAGAAAATGAAAGTATTCATTGTCAAGAAGGGTTTTGAAGAGCATGAGCTAAGAGTGCTCAAGGAGATCGTTCATAGTCTTGTTTCTTCAAAAGAGGATCTAAGAGAAAAAGTGGAGATTGTTGAGCTTCCTGAATTTCGCGAAGAACAGGGAATAATGATCATCTCCCAGCAGGTCATTGGAGAGCTGAATCCTGAACGGTCTTCAGGCAACTTATTCATAATGTTCAAAGGAGGTCTTGAAAGTAACATAGTAAGATTCGCGCAAAGAATGGGTGCTGTCGGAATCTTCCCCATCGATCGGTTCTATGGAGAGAGGATGGAGTATGGTGAGGTTTCACGGTTTGAGAATGTCTTGAAAAACGTTTTGAGAGATAAGCTATCAACCCGTTTTCCTGAATGGGACTTTAAGAAAAGGATCGACTGGAAAATGAAACTTGATGACAAGGCTTTCGAAGATGAAGACGCCTATATTTCGCTATTTGGAGACGAGATTACCCACAAGAACGTCAAGAAGACCAACGAAATAATAACGTCTGTCATGCCCTATGTTAAAGAGCTAAAGACGTTTAGATTAAAATCGAAAAGGGTTCTTGAAGAGCTAAAAAAGAAGGAACTCTCTGAAGACCCGAAACTTGAAGGAGCTAGAATAGCCATAAGAAAACTGAATGATTTGACATCCGAAATGAAGTTCAGAAAGCCGGTTTGTATTCTGCTTACGGGTCCAACCGGCTGCGGCAAGACTCTTCTGGCGAAGTACATAGCAAACAGCCTATTTGGCTCCTTGGAGACCTTTTCTAGAATCTCACTGGTCAATATGGGCGATAACCTTCTTGAAAGCGAGCTTTTCGGAAGTTTTCCGGGGTCGTGGACCGGGAGTTCTTATAAGGTTGGAAAAATGGTGTCAATGGCGGGAGGAGCGGTATTCCTCGATGAGATCGGAGAAATCTCTCCTGCCATTCAGGCAAAGCTTTTGACCTATCTGGACGATATGAAGGTCCTTATAGAAGGCCTTTCAGATACTTCGGGAGTGAGAGTTCCCGTATTGATTATCGCCGCCACGAATCGAGATGTTAGAAAGGAAATGAGCCTCGGCAATTTCAGGTCTGACTTCTATCAGCGTTTTGCCTACGAGATTCACATGCCTTCGCTTTCTGAGAGGAAGTCAGATTTCAGATATATTCTTAGTCATCTTCTCCAGGTGAAAAAGAAGATTCTGAATCTAAGTATAGATGAGATAAGCATAGCCGCAATAGAGAAACTGGAGGGTTACGAGTACCCCGGCAACTATCGAGAACTAGAGAGAGTTGTTACCGCGGCCATGATGAGCGCAAAGATGGATGGACGGGAGATTGTTCTGTCTAGAGATGTTCAGTTTTAGTTCTATGGGAGGTAGATATGAGAGTTAAGCTTACGCTTAGCGGTCTGAAGAACAAGGCCGATCCCCGCAATCACTTTCACCAGCTTTCGGGTCTGATCTACGCGATGATACAAAAGGCAAATCCCGATTATTCGAAATGGTTGCACGATGAGGGCTTTCTTGACGGAAGCAAGAGCTTCAAGTTCTTCTGTTTCTCCAAGCTAATTCCGGAAAAGAATGCTTATATCAAAGCCGGAGATAATGGCGAGATGATTGTCTTCACCAAAGATATCGCTGCTCTGTATATATCCTCGCCGGTGAGAGAGATCATGCAGCATCTAGTGGATTTCTTGCTTCTGAACAGGGAAATTAGAATCCTCAATCATAATCTTGTGATTCAAAACGCCTTTGCATCGACGGAG
This window contains:
- a CDS encoding DNA-directed RNA polymerase subunit beta, whose amino-acid sequence is MVKKITYSLQQVFAGLELLIKEDYRSLFEKFSPGLRLIETLEEPSGSALAEFSFTFEEERYSVRFKVLYPDQDGAFSYLSKMYSTPLVLLEKRGRSSDYLDLENFWIVPGYYLRMAFVCLQVLRELQSKNGMERVDTVLETAETLLNRTVVGTEILKQYDKGDIEEEPEIKNPKYLKVPILFELPSSNGLLQISELRKAVIPGDKVKESLRLPHFSHLGKLDLLETPESVRIGMNLFLANGARCDASNLEIESSGEDSEALLSPSTCAVPFIAYSDGVRVTMGGKNLKQAVKVVSSEKPIIRTPIDEEVDLDYGVNALAGYALFNGLNFEDGIVCSEGFATKMCVVEKKTIEIVDSVPVLLNARVSVKNRSTIELSSEEGSIRVVYRFRTKGSIVNKGDWLMKRSVFFGGSDDPNKSYSKNIYYDLSYPGEILKNPEEEMISFIMRTIPTARKIKKGEKLVDNLNESVVSVTVPLTITKPLEIGDKITGRHGNKGTISKIVSNTEMPHVEIDGVLRPLDVILSPFGVITRMNLGQLLETHKSLEGEYVDRPFKNLDLASRVAKGRDIPQLKKRLFFADGTSFEAAVGYQYFVRLDHCVRDKLHVVDLAETSKITGQPVKGKRREGGQRIGEMEFWTLFDNSALETVGRFSQTNISDASEFRKRYFDTFRLLMNYYRDFDVEIEDGPLRIIVKNASDEFFEKVTSDETMSEFFKQIKGKAKDRKEKRFLLSKSGYLRKYMLGRRIHSSGRTVITPVTDIDIDHVYLPYEFAKVWFSLEEDSKEGIKVANDLAKERDLYVLLNRQPSLHRHSISSARPIFWENKTIGLPIMLCDGFGADFDGDSMAVYLPVDQNDDLKSELKSMLPSNNPFRIGTGELTFSVTQDLVYGLYRKRGLNSKKVKEELTKKIENSHDISKDLLKWQNESLAAAKESELSLDLSDIALMSEVAKSVKDSGSRGKPEHFVQMAEGIDLDGRRAEAFARGVSREDYLGRRDGHEVNIASRSRTGLIDKKLHVAEAGYFTRKLVEFLYPVSVTEEDCCTDDGIELNQSFIQHLALRKYSLERLILGRYVKRPMDKEWMLVTRSNLNDFRDCDLLLRSPVKCASSGENGICSKCAGLELSSMKKFRVGSFLGVLSGHTIGERGTQLSMKTFQTGSSGFSMQRVSSEFFKAEEEFSSYLKRLADRSIEGIMRGSSNSASSSAEEGSPVLGTIDVASIYLEVLFRHLKDTEIRTEGELKKRLSDPREVGIFSALSFEKSGSSEKIGIGEEIEEKSPKANYALRPGEVDKWVGKKQKKRYLKS
- a CDS encoding sigma-54 dependent transcriptional regulator codes for the protein MKVFIVKKGFEEHELRVLKEIVHSLVSSKEDLREKVEIVELPEFREEQGIMIISQQVIGELNPERSSGNLFIMFKGGLESNIVRFAQRMGAVGIFPIDRFYGERMEYGEVSRFENVLKNVLRDKLSTRFPEWDFKKRIDWKMKLDDKAFEDEDAYISLFGDEITHKNVKKTNEIITSVMPYVKELKTFRLKSKRVLEELKKKELSEDPKLEGARIAIRKLNDLTSEMKFRKPVCILLTGPTGCGKTLLAKYIANSLFGSLETFSRISLVNMGDNLLESELFGSFPGSWTGSSYKVGKMVSMAGGAVFLDEIGEISPAIQAKLLTYLDDMKVLIEGLSDTSGVRVPVLIIAATNRDVRKEMSLGNFRSDFYQRFAYEIHMPSLSERKSDFRYILSHLLQVKKKILNLSIDEISIAAIEKLEGYEYPGNYRELERVVTAAMMSAKMDGREIVLSRDVQF